The Zestosphaera sp. genome includes a window with the following:
- a CDS encoding preprotein translocase subunit Sec61beta produces the protein MLGVSSKKKKRTSMMSGAGLVRFFEEVEAKVSISPYQLIFIAILFAVAVLVLGYLAPVLVP, from the coding sequence GTGTTGGGGGTGTCAAGCAAGAAAAAGAAGAGGACTTCCATGATGTCTGGTGCTGGGTTAGTTAGGTTCTTTGAGGAAGTTGAGGCTAAAGTAAGTATTTCTCCATACCAGTTAATCTTTATTGCTATATTATTTGCTGTGGCTGTGTTGGTGCTTGGTTACTTAGCACCAGTTCTTGTTCCTTAG
- the fbp gene encoding fructose-1,6-bisphosphate aldolase/phosphatase produces MSQEKTTISVIKADIGSLAGHHIVHPETLAVATKVLAEAKFKGLIIDFYVTNVGDDLQLIMTHRRGVDAPEIHELAWSAFKEAANVARDLGLYAAGQDLLSEAFSGNVRGLGPGVAEMEFVERPSEPIVVFMADKTEPGAFNLPIYRVFADPFNTAGLVIDPKIHEGFKFEIFDVFENKAVVLSAPEESYDILALIGTPGRFIVRRVYRKPDNEIAAVVSVERLSLMAGRYVGKDDPVAIVRAQSGFPAVGEVLEPFAFPHLVAGWMRGSHHGPLMPVSQRHAKCTRFDGPPRVLALGFQVKNGKLVGPADLFDDVAFDESRRIAQQIADYMRRHGPFMPHRLGPEEMEYTTLPSVLEKLKDRFFVEKVYEVKKPKVTTSLLTGKEGED; encoded by the coding sequence ATGTCGCAAGAGAAGACTACTATTTCAGTAATTAAGGCTGACATAGGTTCTCTCGCTGGTCACCATATAGTTCATCCGGAGACTCTTGCTGTGGCGACTAAAGTTTTAGCGGAGGCTAAGTTTAAGGGTTTGATAATTGATTTCTACGTGACTAATGTCGGTGATGACCTCCAGCTCATAATGACTCATAGGAGGGGAGTTGACGCGCCGGAAATACATGAGTTGGCTTGGAGCGCGTTTAAGGAGGCTGCTAACGTTGCTAGAGATTTGGGTCTGTACGCTGCTGGGCAAGACTTACTTTCCGAGGCTTTCTCGGGTAACGTGAGGGGATTGGGACCGGGAGTTGCTGAGATGGAGTTTGTTGAGAGACCTTCTGAACCTATAGTTGTGTTTATGGCTGATAAGACAGAGCCGGGCGCCTTCAACTTACCCATATATAGGGTTTTTGCCGACCCCTTCAATACTGCTGGTTTGGTTATTGACCCTAAGATACATGAAGGTTTTAAATTCGAGATCTTTGATGTTTTCGAGAATAAGGCAGTAGTACTCTCAGCCCCTGAAGAATCTTACGATATTTTGGCACTCATAGGGACTCCGGGCAGATTCATAGTGAGGAGAGTTTACAGGAAGCCTGATAACGAGATTGCTGCCGTAGTCAGTGTAGAGAGGTTGAGTTTAATGGCTGGTAGGTACGTCGGTAAGGATGACCCAGTAGCCATAGTTAGAGCTCAGTCAGGTTTCCCTGCAGTTGGTGAGGTGCTAGAGCCTTTCGCATTCCCGCACTTAGTTGCTGGGTGGATGAGAGGCTCTCATCACGGCCCGTTAATGCCTGTCTCGCAGAGGCACGCTAAGTGCACGAGATTTGACGGTCCACCGCGTGTCTTAGCACTCGGTTTTCAAGTCAAGAACGGGAAGTTAGTAGGTCCGGCTGACTTATTCGATGACGTAGCGTTTGATGAGTCGCGCAGAATTGCGCAGCAGATAGCTGATTACATGAGGAGACACGGACCTTTCATGCCTCACAGGCTGGGTCCTGAAGAGATGGAGTATACTACGCTACCTTCAGTACTTGAGAAACTTAAAGACAGATTCTTTGTGGAGAAGGTATATGAGGTAAAGAAGCCTAAAGTAACTACGTCGCTCTTGACTGGGAAGGAAGGCGAGGATTAA
- a CDS encoding zinc ribbon domain-containing protein yields the protein MPSKVEDYPKHIAQNSDKSSKINFEVVHIWTYKYLLMRITEIGEEHGIRVEFVSEENTSTICPLCIVKNQDHRRVYRGLFKCYKHSKVFNADLVGAYNILFKTKTIPPSPTLHGVGVTRLRPSAELNPAIAGNVAPNLPETLALQGGEEVRILGDTI from the coding sequence TTGCCGAGTAAAGTTGAGGATTACCCAAAGCACATAGCTCAAAACAGCGATAAAAGCTCTAAAATCAACTTCGAGGTTGTTCATATATGGACGTATAAGTATCTGTTGATGAGAATAACTGAGATTGGAGAAGAGCACGGTATCAGAGTGGAGTTTGTCAGCGAAGAGAATACATCCACTATCTGCCCACTATGTATAGTGAAGAACCAAGACCACAGAAGAGTATACAGAGGATTATTCAAGTGCTACAAACACAGCAAAGTATTCAACGCAGACCTAGTTGGAGCATACAATATTCTATTCAAAACAAAAACCATACCCCCGAGCCCCACTCTACACGGGGTAGGGGTAACGCGCCTGAGACCGAGCGCAGAGCTAAACCCGGCGATAGCCGGGAATGTAGCTCCAAACCTCCCCGAAACCCTCGCCCTTCAGGGCGGGGAGGAGGTCAGAATATTGGGAGATACTATCTAG
- a CDS encoding mechanosensitive ion channel family protein, producing MSLIDTVIYGDVTLRNILVFLILMTVTVVLAKLITMALKRALIDKIKRNLLDMILKIIYYTIIIVVFIGSTPLLGINLSGLLLAGGITGIIIGFALQNVVANLVSGIFLAIERPVRIGDGISLGSVTGVVEDVNIFSTIIRTYDGLFVRVPNSAVFTSNITNYTAHVARRFEYVIGISYGDDAKKAIEVIKKVIEEHPLALKRPEPQVFVDNLGESSVNIIIRVWAPSQEWYTVKMDLLWEIKRKLEENGISIPFPQRVVWFANNLRLENKNTDKT from the coding sequence ATGAGCTTAATAGATACTGTTATTTATGGTGACGTAACCCTACGAAATATCTTGGTATTCCTGATTTTAATGACTGTAACAGTTGTTTTAGCTAAGTTAATTACCATGGCTCTCAAGAGAGCACTCATAGATAAGATAAAGAGAAATTTGCTCGACATGATATTGAAAATCATCTACTACACTATAATAATCGTTGTCTTCATAGGCTCAACCCCACTACTAGGTATCAACTTGTCTGGACTTCTTCTAGCAGGAGGTATTACAGGAATAATAATAGGGTTCGCTCTCCAGAACGTAGTAGCTAACTTAGTCTCAGGCATCTTCCTAGCCATAGAAAGACCTGTGAGAATAGGTGACGGCATCTCACTAGGTAGCGTGACTGGAGTAGTTGAAGACGTGAATATCTTCTCCACCATAATAAGGACTTACGACGGGTTGTTCGTCAGAGTACCTAACTCAGCAGTCTTCACATCAAACATAACTAACTACACAGCACATGTTGCCAGGAGGTTTGAGTACGTCATAGGCATAAGTTACGGGGATGATGCGAAGAAAGCCATAGAAGTAATCAAGAAAGTAATTGAAGAACACCCACTAGCACTCAAGAGACCCGAACCTCAAGTCTTCGTTGATAACTTAGGCGAGAGTTCAGTCAACATAATAATTCGTGTGTGGGCGCCATCACAAGAATGGTACACGGTGAAAATGGACCTATTATGGGAAATAAAAAGAAAACTTGAAGAAAACGGCATAAGCATACCTTTCCCACAAAGAGTAGTCTGGTTTGCTAATAACCTTCGACTAGAAAATAAAAATACAGACAAGACATGA
- a CDS encoding DUF432 domain-containing protein, with the protein MSNTSEKSESLNKKVFYGRVNLESTYLEFEDIKIVLHEYGGLLKYSREGRSRVEKYVAYSPDTYLLINPVEPVNLPKPLTNFILLEFTEPVVIAPSSTVKTYSTFPIEIGVFIINGKNSEILDIFSLTKQKYTLYGTPRSGVVCRYWQTRVSTELPETDLLREGVLKLQISNNSEYWVTINNLVLSVNGMTIYYDDKHVSTSAQVLVFSQALAETSFTDEPLREGMSKSLTIRGQKRLPIIKERFVMEWGL; encoded by the coding sequence ATGAGTAATACCTCCGAAAAAAGCGAGAGTCTCAACAAGAAGGTCTTTTACGGCAGAGTTAACTTAGAGAGCACTTATCTGGAATTCGAGGATATTAAGATAGTATTACACGAATACGGGGGTTTACTAAAGTACTCACGTGAGGGAAGGTCCCGCGTAGAGAAATACGTCGCGTACTCACCGGACACGTACCTCTTAATAAATCCTGTAGAGCCCGTCAACCTCCCCAAACCTCTAACAAACTTCATCTTACTAGAGTTTACTGAACCAGTTGTCATAGCACCCTCATCAACTGTGAAGACGTACTCTACATTCCCTATCGAGATAGGGGTTTTCATAATTAACGGGAAGAACTCAGAAATCTTAGATATCTTTAGTTTAACTAAGCAGAAGTACACGTTGTATGGGACGCCTAGAAGCGGTGTCGTGTGCAGGTACTGGCAGACTAGAGTCTCCACTGAATTACCTGAAACAGACTTACTTAGAGAGGGGGTTTTAAAACTCCAGATATCTAATAATTCTGAGTACTGGGTAACTATAAACAATCTAGTATTGAGCGTAAATGGCATGACAATATACTATGACGATAAACACGTCTCAACCTCAGCTCAAGTACTCGTCTTCTCGCAAGCACTTGCCGAGACTTCCTTCACGGACGAGCCCTTAAGAGAGGGGATGAGTAAATCTTTAACTATAAGAGGACAGAAGCGCCTACCAATAATTAAAGAGAGATTCGTTATGGAGTGGGGTCTGTGA
- the tpiA gene encoding triose-phosphate isomerase codes for MYVLAINFKSYKTSYGSRALSIAKEADSVAREYSGLVRVVLLPPATEIVRIASAVSFSSVFAQHVDPVDEGAYTGHVTAEMIKEAGAAGIMINHSEKRLRIDEISFILGKARKLGLETLVCADTPEVAAAISVLSPHMLAIEPPELIGTGIPVSKAKPEVVTGTVNKVRELNKEVLILTGAGITTGDDVKAAIRLGTQGVLVASAVMKAQEPSKIIKEMTESLIKALDPLPPALQDGGEGLNA; via the coding sequence ATGTATGTTTTAGCTATAAACTTTAAGAGCTATAAGACTTCCTACGGGTCGAGAGCCTTAAGTATAGCTAAGGAAGCAGACTCAGTAGCTAGAGAATATAGCGGTTTAGTAAGGGTTGTTTTGTTGCCGCCAGCTACGGAGATAGTAAGAATAGCTAGTGCAGTATCGTTTAGTAGCGTTTTTGCCCAACACGTAGATCCTGTTGATGAGGGTGCGTATACGGGGCACGTAACAGCTGAGATGATTAAGGAAGCTGGGGCTGCTGGAATCATGATTAATCATAGTGAGAAGAGACTTAGGATAGATGAGATAAGCTTTATCTTGGGTAAGGCTCGCAAGCTAGGCTTGGAGACACTAGTATGTGCTGACACTCCTGAAGTAGCGGCAGCTATATCTGTCTTAAGTCCTCATATGCTTGCTATAGAGCCTCCTGAACTAATAGGTACGGGAATACCCGTTTCTAAAGCTAAGCCTGAGGTAGTGACAGGAACTGTTAACAAGGTTAGAGAATTAAATAAAGAGGTTCTCATACTTACCGGAGCAGGCATAACAACAGGAGATGACGTTAAGGCAGCAATAAGACTAGGAACGCAGGGTGTTCTAGTAGCTTCAGCCGTCATGAAAGCTCAGGAACCTAGTAAAATAATTAAAGAAATGACTGAATCTCTCATAAAAGCTTTAGATCCACTTCCCCCTGCTCTTCAGGATGGGGGAGAAGGTCTGAATGCGTGA
- a CDS encoding MazG nucleotide pyrophosphohydrolase domain-containing protein, whose translation MRQEITLKEIQELMSKHYLQRDRERGLYATFTWLIEEIGELAESILNQNKKAQEEEIADVLAWLASLANLLSIDLEKAFKQKYLNPQPP comes from the coding sequence ATGCGTCAAGAAATAACCTTAAAAGAAATACAAGAATTAATGAGTAAGCATTACTTACAAAGAGACCGCGAGAGAGGCCTATACGCAACATTCACGTGGCTTATAGAAGAAATAGGCGAACTAGCAGAATCAATACTAAACCAAAACAAGAAAGCACAAGAAGAAGAAATAGCAGACGTGCTAGCATGGCTAGCATCGCTAGCCAACCTACTCTCAATAGACCTAGAGAAAGCCTTCAAGCAAAAATACCTAAACCCACAACCACCATAA
- the rgy gene encoding reverse gyrase, whose amino-acid sequence MMLSTVMSELTLMKSLMFSRLNSGHDSIHMELLREELSRFTEFFSTVTGGKVLWSIQKTWTKRILSGESFALIAPTGVGKSTLLQVYSLYTASKSRPVIYVVPTKYLANQVLRVLKDLNPGGIEIRDSEAIKSSGVSSEERVDVITHTFLHRNKKLFENFRYYLAVIDDFDALLKSSSLLNTMLNLVGVSEESIKIVQKLVSAKRELLYYKYSGNSEKINEILKNIDELELSLGKSLNYMNVGQVLIASATGRGRGERVKVLRELLGFEVGSITDYLRNIVEVVEPLASVRVEELIKKLHRGTLLFVSKDMGLEKAREVATHLTNSGVRALIAGSRRAIDKLRENKVDVLVGVSSYYGILTRGLDEPLHVYNTVFYGIPKFKLDLDSTLLNPLTLIKLIKELPSYGYVQREEDKQLINKVLSLRPGALKVLTQGLRGVVQLEGFLKDLSVEVLKARDRLRDSIDEALSKNSGKVVLSSFVIRRDEKEKVTVLIPDVMTYLQASGRSSRLYGGHMTLGLSIVLYEDEDLLKIFQRKLRYVLPSYTPVKLSDVDLAEVVKKQQLSRSGLGGELLLDKVRSALIVVESPTKAKTIARMFGTPGKRFIGGYVAYETVIAFDDKIFLATIAPSMGHVLDLVNDEGLHGILLSGSDVSPVYTTIKRCASCGHQFTEELQKCPRCGSIRLRDSRKVLEALKKIAREVDEVYIATDPDDEGEKIAYDLHVVLSSVNSRIYRIEFHEITKQAVLKALENPRNIDLLKVSAQIVRRVDDRLVGFELSRILQEDLGKRWLGGGRVQTPVLRWVVERFLEHEGSRGYLLRTYLPNNLKIDYFLDNREEAVKLHEEVSRSGVVIHVIETYEREVSPPPPYTTDTLLADAARELRLPPTHAMRVAQDLFESGYITYHRTDSTHVSSLGISIAREYVEKSGVLELFTPRAWGAEGTHECIRPTKPVDIIEEEDVLVSNLTYLHKRVYQMIFRRFIASQLKPSTMLYGKVRVYLGDKQVELEVPLKILKEGFTKIYPVRTYDDLAGIVRYIPTKIEVISASRIPLPTSADIIKMMKEHRIGRPSTYAKAIENNLRHGYLILSKKRQYLIPTKTGIEVLKYIQERFNILTNVEFTRHLESLVEGVKSGRIPLSTALTYLLTDVVVLRTVQETFKTGVEYGEVLT is encoded by the coding sequence ACCTCAATCCAGGAGGTATTGAGATACGTGATTCTGAAGCGATTAAATCTAGCGGAGTCTCTTCAGAGGAGAGAGTCGACGTAATCACACACACGTTCCTACACAGGAACAAGAAGTTATTTGAGAATTTCAGGTACTATCTAGCAGTAATTGATGACTTCGACGCGTTGCTTAAGTCTTCATCTCTATTGAATACCATGCTTAATTTGGTGGGAGTCTCCGAGGAGTCTATCAAGATAGTTCAGAAGCTTGTCTCAGCTAAGAGAGAGCTACTCTATTACAAATATAGCGGAAACTCAGAAAAAATCAACGAGATACTTAAGAACATTGATGAGTTAGAATTAAGTCTTGGTAAGAGTCTTAACTACATGAATGTAGGTCAGGTACTAATAGCTAGCGCAACCGGGAGAGGTAGGGGAGAGAGAGTAAAAGTTTTGCGTGAGTTGCTAGGTTTTGAGGTAGGTTCTATAACTGATTATCTGAGAAATATTGTAGAAGTAGTTGAGCCTTTAGCGAGTGTGAGAGTAGAAGAGCTGATTAAGAAACTACATAGGGGAACCTTACTATTCGTGAGTAAAGACATGGGTCTAGAGAAAGCGAGAGAAGTAGCTACGCACCTCACCAACTCTGGTGTGAGAGCTTTAATAGCTGGTAGTAGGAGAGCAATAGACAAGTTAAGAGAGAATAAAGTTGATGTCTTAGTAGGTGTTTCTAGTTATTATGGTATACTCACTAGAGGTCTTGACGAGCCTCTCCACGTATACAATACTGTTTTTTACGGGATACCTAAGTTTAAGCTAGATCTAGACTCAACTCTACTTAATCCACTAACTCTGATTAAGTTGATTAAAGAGTTACCTTCTTACGGGTATGTCCAGCGAGAAGAAGATAAGCAGTTAATAAACAAGGTGTTGTCGCTAAGACCCGGCGCTCTTAAAGTGCTTACTCAGGGTTTACGAGGCGTCGTACAATTAGAAGGCTTCTTAAAAGACTTAAGCGTAGAAGTGCTTAAAGCTAGAGACAGATTAAGAGACTCTATCGACGAAGCTCTCTCCAAGAATTCCGGCAAGGTAGTCTTGAGTTCTTTCGTTATCAGAAGAGATGAGAAAGAGAAGGTAACTGTTTTAATACCTGATGTCATGACATACCTCCAGGCTTCAGGACGTAGTAGCAGGCTTTACGGCGGTCACATGACTTTAGGCTTGTCTATAGTTCTTTACGAAGACGAAGACCTGCTCAAGATCTTCCAAAGGAAACTGCGTTATGTGTTACCTAGCTACACACCAGTCAAGTTAAGTGATGTTGACTTAGCAGAAGTTGTTAAGAAGCAACAACTCAGCAGGTCTGGTCTTGGGGGTGAGCTTCTCCTAGATAAGGTTAGGTCCGCGTTGATCGTGGTCGAGTCTCCTACTAAAGCTAAGACGATAGCTAGGATGTTTGGCACGCCTGGCAAGAGATTTATAGGGGGCTACGTAGCTTACGAGACTGTTATAGCCTTCGACGACAAGATCTTCTTAGCTACCATAGCGCCAAGCATGGGTCACGTTCTAGACTTAGTCAATGATGAGGGGTTGCACGGCATCTTGTTATCTGGTTCTGACGTATCGCCAGTATATACTACGATAAAGAGGTGTGCTAGTTGTGGGCATCAGTTTACTGAGGAGCTCCAGAAGTGTCCCAGGTGCGGGTCTATTAGACTTAGAGATAGTAGGAAGGTCTTGGAAGCACTTAAGAAAATAGCTAGGGAGGTTGATGAGGTCTACATAGCTACAGACCCTGACGACGAAGGCGAGAAAATAGCTTATGATTTGCACGTGGTGTTGAGCTCTGTAAATTCAAGGATCTACAGGATAGAGTTTCATGAAATCACTAAACAAGCTGTTCTTAAAGCGTTAGAGAACCCTAGAAATATTGACTTACTCAAAGTTAGTGCTCAGATCGTTAGGAGAGTTGATGATAGATTAGTAGGCTTCGAGTTAAGCAGGATACTTCAGGAAGACCTCGGTAAGAGGTGGTTGGGTGGGGGAAGAGTTCAGACACCTGTTCTGAGGTGGGTTGTTGAGAGGTTCTTAGAACACGAGGGAAGCAGGGGCTACCTACTCAGAACGTATCTACCTAACAACCTCAAAATAGACTACTTCCTAGATAATCGTGAAGAAGCTGTGAAGCTCCATGAGGAGGTCAGCAGGTCTGGCGTGGTTATTCACGTAATAGAGACTTACGAGAGGGAGGTAAGCCCCCCGCCACCTTACACTACGGACACTCTACTAGCTGATGCTGCCAGAGAATTGAGGCTCCCGCCAACGCACGCTATGAGGGTGGCTCAAGACCTTTTTGAGTCCGGCTACATAACTTATCACAGAACTGATAGCACACACGTTTCTAGTCTAGGGATAAGTATTGCTAGAGAGTATGTGGAGAAGTCAGGTGTTTTAGAGCTTTTTACTCCGAGGGCGTGGGGTGCTGAAGGAACACATGAGTGTATAAGACCTACTAAGCCTGTTGATATCATTGAGGAAGAGGATGTTCTCGTGAGTAACCTAACCTACCTTCATAAGAGGGTATATCAAATGATATTCAGGCGTTTTATAGCTAGCCAACTAAAACCTTCTACAATGCTCTACGGCAAGGTCAGAGTATACTTAGGTGATAAGCAAGTAGAGCTTGAGGTTCCACTCAAGATCCTCAAAGAAGGATTTACTAAGATTTACCCAGTACGAACTTATGATGACTTAGCTGGGATTGTAAGATACATCCCGACTAAAATAGAAGTGATCAGCGCTTCTAGAATCCCACTACCCACGTCAGCAGACATCATAAAGATGATGAAAGAACACAGAATAGGTAGGCCGAGTACCTACGCTAAAGCTATAGAAAATAATTTAAGGCATGGCTACCTAATACTCTCAAAGAAGAGACAATACTTAATACCTACTAAGACAGGTATTGAAGTACTTAAGTATATTCAGGAGAGATTTAATATCTTGACTAACGTGGAGTTTACTAGACACCTAGAATCGTTGGTAGAGGGGGTTAAGTCAGGCAGAATACCTTTGAGCACTGCTTTAACGTATTTGCTGACCGACGTTGTTGTTCTAAGGACTGTTCAAGAAACTTTTAAGACAGGTGTCGAGTACGGTGAAGTGCTTACCTAA